Proteins encoded in a region of the Haloarcula sp. CBA1129 genome:
- a CDS encoding aminodeoxychorismate/anthranilate synthase component II produces MSGHRDSGHGGENGVGGPATDSLAPTVLVVDNYDSFAYNLVQYVGEVVLRLGGTADNVVVRRNDAIDVEGIRELDPDGIVVSPGPGTPEEAGVSMPIFEELRYPTLGVCLGHQALCAANGAPVGHAEAVVHGKSSPVTHDGTGVFEDLPEPVEVGRYHSLAVDRGTLPDVLTETAYTVSDDGTENTDSTPDSAESATADGTGESQVVMGVRHSNRPHIGVQFHPESILTDHGKTMIENFCLLCNTT; encoded by the coding sequence ATGAGCGGTCACCGTGACAGCGGTCACGGCGGCGAAAACGGCGTTGGTGGCCCGGCGACGGACTCGCTGGCTCCGACCGTGCTGGTCGTGGATAACTACGACTCCTTCGCGTACAACCTCGTTCAGTACGTCGGCGAGGTGGTCCTCCGACTCGGTGGAACAGCAGACAACGTGGTCGTCCGGCGAAACGACGCCATCGATGTCGAAGGCATCCGCGAACTGGACCCTGACGGCATCGTCGTCTCGCCGGGGCCGGGGACGCCTGAAGAGGCGGGCGTCTCGATGCCGATATTCGAGGAACTGCGGTATCCGACGCTCGGGGTCTGTCTCGGCCATCAGGCGCTGTGTGCGGCCAACGGTGCGCCCGTCGGCCACGCCGAGGCGGTTGTCCACGGCAAGTCCTCGCCGGTTACCCACGACGGCACCGGCGTGTTCGAGGACCTGCCGGAACCCGTTGAAGTCGGCCGCTACCACTCGCTGGCGGTCGACCGCGGGACTCTCCCCGACGTGCTGACCGAGACGGCGTACACCGTCAGTGACGACGGGACCGAAAACACTGATTCGACGCCAGACTCAGCCGAGTCTGCCACCGCTGACGGCACCGGCGAATCGCAGGTCGTCATGGGTGTCCGCCACAGCAACCGTCCGCACATCGGCGTCCAGTTCCATCCCGAGAGCATTCTGACCGACCACGGCAAGACCATGATCGAGAACTTCTGCCTGCTATGCAATACCACGTAG